In a single window of the Cucumis melo cultivar AY chromosome 11, USDA_Cmelo_AY_1.0, whole genome shotgun sequence genome:
- the LOC103502925 gene encoding inactive receptor-like serine/threonine-protein kinase At2g40270 isoform X1: protein MNEWWGFRRQRLRWAVVVILLFQSMTLCFSLNNEGLALLRIREAVVRDPFGALANWNDKGGEFDHCSWFGVECSDGKVVILNLRDLCLGGTLAPEMGKFADIKSIILRNNSFHGEIPQEIGDLLELEVLDLGFNNFSGPFPLDLGNNLSLTTLLLDHNEFITSITPEAYELNLLSETLMDEEQLSSIHGKSSCTRETLCWNFGQFQDADYKRRRLGEGGVQSPKRLFFSLPPSSFASSPSPLSPSDPPFSPAPSPSSPSASPTEPPAPLWSLAPGPSLHLSPARPPAVAPTLHSPVHVLTPPHSRGVPPHSSAPSPSLIGRSNKNKSHKVLILTGIVAGSLFLLFATVGILMFRSSKVVTVKPWATGLSGQLQKAFVTGVPKLKRSELEAACEDFSNIIGSFSDITVYKGTLSSGVEIAVTSTAVTSNADWSKTKEEQFRKKIETLSRVNHKNFVSLIGFCEEAQPFTRMMVFEYAPNGTLFEHLHIKEAEHLDWEMRLRIAMGVAYCLDHMHQLDPPVVHRHLCSSSVYLTEDYAAKLSDFSYWSEATAAKLGSATVELLETSPADLESNVYSFGVILLEMITGRLPFSVDDGSLADWASDFLKGEQFLRDIVDPILSAFKEEQLENLSQVIKMCVKPEPKQRPTMSEIALRLKEITALEPAEATPKLSPLWWAELEILSTDTN from the exons ATGAATGAATGGTGGGGTTTCCGCCGGCAGCGGCTGCGATGGGCGGTGGTGGTGATTTTGCTGTTTCAGAGTATGACACTCTGTTTTTCTCTGAATAATGAAG GTTTAGCATTGTTGAGGATTAGGGAAGCGGTTGTTAGAGACCCTTTTGGTGCTTTAGCGAACTGGAACGATAAAGGTGGGGAATTTGATCATTGTTCTTGGTTTGGTGTTGAGTGTTCTGATGGGAAAGTTGTGATACT GAACTTGAGAGATCTCTGTCTTGGAGGGACATTAGCGCCTGAAATGGGGAAATTTGCCGACATAAAATCCAT CATTCTGCGAAACAACTCCTTTCATGGGGAAATTCCTCAAGAGATTGGGGATTTGCTTGAGCTAGAGGTTTTGGATTTGGGATTTAATAATTTCTCTGGGCCATTTCCCTTGGATCTTGGGAATAACTTGTCTCTAACCACTTT GCTTCTTGATCATAATGAATTCATTACTAGCATAACTCCTGAAGCCTATGAACTCAATTTGCTCTCTGAAACTCTAATGGATGAGGAGCAGCTCTCCAGCATTCATGGAAAATCTTCTTGTACTAGAGAAACTTTATGCTG gaATTTTGGCCAGTTCCAAGATGCAGATTACAAGAGGCGGCGGCTAGGAGAAGGAGGAGTTCAATCTCCCAAACGTTTGTTCTTCTCGTTACCACCGTCTTCGTTCGCTTCGTCTCCATCTCCACTATCACCTTCCGATCCACCATTCTCTCCAGCACCCTCCCCAAGTTCCCCATCAGCATCTCCCACAGAGCCTCCAGCCCCATTGTGGTCATTAGCACCAGGACCTAGCCTCCATTTGAGTCCTGCACGACCACCTGCTGTAGCTCCGACTCTACACTCACCAGTTCATGTTCTTACACCACCTCACTCCCGTGGCGTTCCACCACACTCCTCGGCTCCTTCTCCAAGTCTGATTGGGAGGAGTAATAAGAACAAAAGTCACAAAGTTCTAATATTGACAGGAATTGTAGCAGGATCATTGTTCTTGTTATTTGCAACCGTTGGAATTTTGATGTTCCGAAGCAGTAAGGTTGTTACGGTGAAGCCTTGGGCCACAGGTTTGAGCGGACAGCTGCAGAAGGCATTTGTAACAG GTGTCCCAAAGCTTAAGCGATCCGAACTTGAAGCAGCTTGTGAAGACTTCAGCAATATAATTGGCTCCTTCTCAGATATCACAGTGTATAAGGGAACTCTTTCCAGTGGGGTTGAAATAGCTGTCACATCAACTGCAGTGACATCAAATGCAGATTGGTCAAAAACTAAAGAAGAACAATTCAGGAAAAAG ATTGAAACTTTGTCGAGGGTGAACCACAAGAACTTCGTCAGTCTTATTGGCTTTTGTGAAGAAGCACAACCCTTCACAAGGATGATGGTTTTTGAATATGCTCCAAATGGAACTCTCTTTGAGCATCTCCACA TAAAAGAAGCCGAGCACTTGGACTGGGAGATGAGACTGAGAATAGCAATGGGAGTAGCATACTGCTTAGACCATATGCACCAGCTCGATCCGCCTGTCGTTCACAGACATCTTTGTTCTTCTTCGGTATACCTCACCGAAGACTACGCTGCCAAGTTGTCAGATTTTAGCTATTGGAGTGAAGCAACAGCAGCGAAGTTAGGATCAGCAACCGTCGAGCTCTTGGAAACATCACCAGCAGATTTAGAGAGCAATGTTTATAGCTTTGGAGTGATTTTGTTAGAAATGATTACAGGTAGACTTCCATTCTCGGTTGATGATGGCTCTCTTGCAGATTGGGCATCAGATTTTCTCAAGGGAGAACAGTTTTTAAGAGACATAGTTGATCCAATTCTAAGCGCTTTCAAAGAAGAACAGCTTGAGAATTTGTCTCAAGTGATAAAAATGTGCGTCAAGCCAGAGCCTAAGCAAAGACCGACAATGTCCGAGATTGCTTTAcggttgaaagaaatcacagcatTGGAGCCTGCTGAAGCAACACCAAAGCTATCTCCTCTGTGGTGGGCAGAACTAGAAATCTTGTCTACAGATACAAATTGA
- the LOC103502925 gene encoding inactive receptor-like serine/threonine-protein kinase At2g40270 isoform X2: protein MGKFADIKSIILRNNSFHGEIPQEIGDLLELEVLDLGFNNFSGPFPLDLGNNLSLTTLLLDHNEFITSITPEAYELNLLSETLMDEEQLSSIHGKSSCTRETLCWNFGQFQDADYKRRRLGEGGVQSPKRLFFSLPPSSFASSPSPLSPSDPPFSPAPSPSSPSASPTEPPAPLWSLAPGPSLHLSPARPPAVAPTLHSPVHVLTPPHSRGVPPHSSAPSPSLIGRSNKNKSHKVLILTGIVAGSLFLLFATVGILMFRSSKVVTVKPWATGLSGQLQKAFVTGVPKLKRSELEAACEDFSNIIGSFSDITVYKGTLSSGVEIAVTSTAVTSNADWSKTKEEQFRKKIETLSRVNHKNFVSLIGFCEEAQPFTRMMVFEYAPNGTLFEHLHIKEAEHLDWEMRLRIAMGVAYCLDHMHQLDPPVVHRHLCSSSVYLTEDYAAKLSDFSYWSEATAAKLGSATVELLETSPADLESNVYSFGVILLEMITGRLPFSVDDGSLADWASDFLKGEQFLRDIVDPILSAFKEEQLENLSQVIKMCVKPEPKQRPTMSEIALRLKEITALEPAEATPKLSPLWWAELEILSTDTN, encoded by the exons ATGGGGAAATTTGCCGACATAAAATCCAT CATTCTGCGAAACAACTCCTTTCATGGGGAAATTCCTCAAGAGATTGGGGATTTGCTTGAGCTAGAGGTTTTGGATTTGGGATTTAATAATTTCTCTGGGCCATTTCCCTTGGATCTTGGGAATAACTTGTCTCTAACCACTTT GCTTCTTGATCATAATGAATTCATTACTAGCATAACTCCTGAAGCCTATGAACTCAATTTGCTCTCTGAAACTCTAATGGATGAGGAGCAGCTCTCCAGCATTCATGGAAAATCTTCTTGTACTAGAGAAACTTTATGCTG gaATTTTGGCCAGTTCCAAGATGCAGATTACAAGAGGCGGCGGCTAGGAGAAGGAGGAGTTCAATCTCCCAAACGTTTGTTCTTCTCGTTACCACCGTCTTCGTTCGCTTCGTCTCCATCTCCACTATCACCTTCCGATCCACCATTCTCTCCAGCACCCTCCCCAAGTTCCCCATCAGCATCTCCCACAGAGCCTCCAGCCCCATTGTGGTCATTAGCACCAGGACCTAGCCTCCATTTGAGTCCTGCACGACCACCTGCTGTAGCTCCGACTCTACACTCACCAGTTCATGTTCTTACACCACCTCACTCCCGTGGCGTTCCACCACACTCCTCGGCTCCTTCTCCAAGTCTGATTGGGAGGAGTAATAAGAACAAAAGTCACAAAGTTCTAATATTGACAGGAATTGTAGCAGGATCATTGTTCTTGTTATTTGCAACCGTTGGAATTTTGATGTTCCGAAGCAGTAAGGTTGTTACGGTGAAGCCTTGGGCCACAGGTTTGAGCGGACAGCTGCAGAAGGCATTTGTAACAG GTGTCCCAAAGCTTAAGCGATCCGAACTTGAAGCAGCTTGTGAAGACTTCAGCAATATAATTGGCTCCTTCTCAGATATCACAGTGTATAAGGGAACTCTTTCCAGTGGGGTTGAAATAGCTGTCACATCAACTGCAGTGACATCAAATGCAGATTGGTCAAAAACTAAAGAAGAACAATTCAGGAAAAAG ATTGAAACTTTGTCGAGGGTGAACCACAAGAACTTCGTCAGTCTTATTGGCTTTTGTGAAGAAGCACAACCCTTCACAAGGATGATGGTTTTTGAATATGCTCCAAATGGAACTCTCTTTGAGCATCTCCACA TAAAAGAAGCCGAGCACTTGGACTGGGAGATGAGACTGAGAATAGCAATGGGAGTAGCATACTGCTTAGACCATATGCACCAGCTCGATCCGCCTGTCGTTCACAGACATCTTTGTTCTTCTTCGGTATACCTCACCGAAGACTACGCTGCCAAGTTGTCAGATTTTAGCTATTGGAGTGAAGCAACAGCAGCGAAGTTAGGATCAGCAACCGTCGAGCTCTTGGAAACATCACCAGCAGATTTAGAGAGCAATGTTTATAGCTTTGGAGTGATTTTGTTAGAAATGATTACAGGTAGACTTCCATTCTCGGTTGATGATGGCTCTCTTGCAGATTGGGCATCAGATTTTCTCAAGGGAGAACAGTTTTTAAGAGACATAGTTGATCCAATTCTAAGCGCTTTCAAAGAAGAACAGCTTGAGAATTTGTCTCAAGTGATAAAAATGTGCGTCAAGCCAGAGCCTAAGCAAAGACCGACAATGTCCGAGATTGCTTTAcggttgaaagaaatcacagcatTGGAGCCTGCTGAAGCAACACCAAAGCTATCTCCTCTGTGGTGGGCAGAACTAGAAATCTTGTCTACAGATACAAATTGA
- the LOC103502924 gene encoding pentatricopeptide repeat-containing protein At2g30100, chloroplastic, giving the protein MICAQGFTPLTQFGFSFSLSSPLETQRYGFSTPRLYMVSPISCNYQDSTFSVSRAAKFRDLRLFKSVELDQFITSDDEDEMGDGFFEAIEELERMTREPSDVLEEMNDRLSAREIQLVLVYFSQEGRDSWCALEVFEWLQKENRVDKETMELMVSIMCSWINKLVEGRHNVGDVVDLLVDMDCVGLKPHFSMIEKVISLYWEMGEKEKAIFFVKEVLGRNLAFMKDDWEGHKGGPSGYLAWKMMVDGDYRGAVKMVLHLRESGLRPEVYSYLIAMTAVVKELNEFAKALRKLKSYARDGYVAELDKNNVELVAKYQTELLADGVRLSNWVLEEGSSSIHGVVHERLLAMYICAGQGVEAERQLWEMKLLGKEADADLYDIVLAICASQKEIKAMKRLLTRIEITSPMIKKKSLTWLLRGYIKGGHFRDAAGTVVKMINLGFLPEYLDRVAVLQGLRKGIREPEIVHTYLDLCKCLSDANLIGPSLVYLHLQKHKLWIIKML; this is encoded by the exons ATGATTTGTGCCCAGGGCTTTACTCCCTTAACCCAATTTGGGTTTTCATTTTCTTTGTCTTCTCCATTGGAAACTCAGAGATATGGGTTTTCTACTCCCCGATTGTATATGGTTTCTCCTATTTCTTGCAATTACCAGGATTCTACTTTCTCTGTTTCCCGAGCTGCTAAGTTTCGGGATTTAAGGTTGTTCAAATCGGTTGAGTTGGACCAGTTCATCACCagtgatgatgaagatgaaatgGGAGATGGGTTTTTTGAGGCAATTGAGGAATTGGAACGGATGACGAGGGAACCATCGGATGTTCTTGAAGAAATGAACGACCGCCTTTCGGCTAGGGAAATTCAGCTTGTGTTGGTGTACTTCTCTCAAGAAGGTAGAGATTCATGGTGTGCTCTTGAGGTTTTTGAGTGGCTTCAAAAGGAAAATCGGGTTGATAAGGAGACCATGGAGCTGATGGTGTCTATAATGTGTAGTTGGATCAATAAGTTGGTGGAGGGAAGACATAATGTTGGAGATGTTGTTGACCTTCTTGTGGATATGGATTGTGTTGGCTTGAAACCTCATTTTAGCATGATAGAAAAGGTTATCTCTTTGTACTGGGAAATGGGTGAGAAGGAAAAAGCGATTTTCTTTGTGAAAGAGGTTTTGGGACGCAATCTTGCTTTTATGAAGGATGATTGGGAGGGGCATAAAGGAGGACCGAGCGGTTATCTCGCATGGAAGATGATG GTTGATGGTGACTACAGAGGTGCAGTGAAAATGGTGCTGCATCTTAGAGAATCTGGGTTAAGGCCAGAGGTTTACTCCTATCTTATCGCCATGACTGCTGTGGTTAAAGAGCTGAATGAATTTGCAAAAGCTCTTCGGAAACTCAAAAGCTATGCAAGAGACGGGTACGTGGCTGAACTTGATAAAAACAATGTTGAACTTGTTGCGAAGTATCAGACAGAGCTTCTAGCTGATGGTGTACGGTTATCCAACTGGGTGCTTGAAGAGGGAAGCTCTTCAATTCATGGGGTGGTTCACGAGAGACTCCTTGCAATGTACATTTGTGCTGGGCAAGGAGTCGAGGCAGAGAGACAGCTTTGGGAAATGAAGCTTTTAGGCAAGGAGGCCGATGCTGATCTCTACGATATCGTGCTAGCCATTTGTGCTTCACAGAAGGAGATAAAAGCAATGAAACGGTTGCTTACAAGGATCGAGATTACGAGTCCCATGATTAAGAAAAAGAGTTTGACATGGCTGCTTAGGGGTTACATCAAAGGAGGGCATTTCCGTGATGCTGCAGGAACAGTAGTAAAAATGATCAATTTGGGTTTTCTCCCAGAGTACTTGGACAGAGTAGCTGTACTGCAAGGACTAAGAAAAGGAATTCGTGAGCCAGAAATTGTTCATACGTACCTCGATCTCTGCAAGTGTCTTTCCGATGCCAATCTAATTGGACCTAGTCTTGTATATTTGCACTTACAGAAACACAAGCTTTGGATCATTAAAATGCTTTGA